The Pseudofrankia inefficax genome window below encodes:
- a CDS encoding Na+/H+ antiporter encodes MRAVGIVLFLVVLATVVATFARRWRVPAPSMLVLAGLGVASIPGVPALRIPPQTIALVVLPPLLYAAAEELSLRDLRVVWRPVTILAFGLVFTSAAAVGFTAVAVTGLPGGMAFVLGAVLASTDPVAVTALGRRLALPGRVQVLVQAESLFNDATSLVLFKVAVGVAVAAGGSVELVGAAGEFLLLGGGGSLIGVAVAGLVGLIRRRTTDPVLETVIALVTPYAAYVVAETAHTSGVTAVVVAGVVLGGYGHRLSDARIRLQVQAVYAVVVFLLESVVFSVVGLELPALVRDLPGGSGWWPLQALALALVLVAARLVWTLPLTRAVRPSQGALPWRVAGVVTWAGTRGVMPLAAALSIPLTGQGGAALDGRPLVLVLTTAVVALTLVGQGLTLTAVVNRSGLALEPEHTAREEAEARDALNRAALGHVEQLAGLEALPEVVIDRTRRGLAARLDHGTDGPDGNTLDAAYRALRLDVLAVQNTELRRLYDEHLISDTTRRRLQHDLDREEIALGDE; translated from the coding sequence AGGGATCGTTCTCTTCCTGGTCGTTCTCGCGACGGTCGTGGCGACCTTCGCCCGGCGCTGGCGGGTGCCGGCCCCGTCGATGCTCGTGCTGGCGGGGCTCGGGGTGGCGTCGATCCCGGGGGTGCCGGCGCTGCGCATCCCGCCGCAGACGATCGCGCTGGTCGTGCTGCCGCCGCTGTTGTACGCCGCAGCCGAGGAGCTGTCGCTGCGTGACCTGCGGGTGGTGTGGCGGCCGGTCACGATTCTCGCCTTCGGCCTGGTCTTCACCTCGGCCGCCGCGGTCGGCTTCACCGCCGTCGCGGTGACCGGCCTCCCCGGCGGGATGGCGTTCGTGCTCGGCGCGGTGCTGGCGAGCACGGACCCGGTGGCCGTGACCGCGCTCGGCCGGCGGCTGGCGCTGCCCGGCCGGGTCCAGGTGCTGGTGCAGGCGGAGAGCCTGTTCAACGACGCGACCTCGCTGGTGCTGTTCAAGGTCGCGGTCGGTGTCGCGGTGGCGGCCGGCGGCTCGGTCGAGCTGGTGGGGGCGGCCGGCGAGTTCCTGCTGCTCGGCGGCGGCGGGAGCCTGATCGGGGTGGCGGTCGCGGGGCTGGTGGGGCTGATCCGGCGCCGCACCACCGATCCGGTGCTGGAGACCGTGATCGCGCTGGTCACGCCCTATGCGGCCTATGTGGTGGCGGAGACCGCGCACACCTCCGGGGTCACCGCGGTCGTCGTCGCGGGCGTCGTGCTGGGCGGCTACGGCCACCGGCTTAGCGACGCGCGGATCCGGCTGCAGGTGCAGGCGGTGTACGCGGTGGTGGTGTTCCTGCTGGAGAGCGTGGTCTTCAGCGTCGTCGGCCTGGAGCTGCCGGCCCTCGTGCGTGACCTGCCCGGCGGCAGCGGCTGGTGGCCGCTTCAGGCGCTGGCGCTGGCGCTGGTGCTGGTCGCGGCCCGACTGGTCTGGACGCTGCCGCTCACCCGGGCGGTCCGGCCCAGCCAGGGCGCGCTGCCCTGGCGGGTCGCCGGGGTGGTCACCTGGGCCGGCACCCGCGGCGTGATGCCCCTGGCCGCCGCGCTGTCCATCCCCCTCACCGGGCAGGGCGGCGCCGCGCTGGACGGGCGTCCGCTCGTGCTGGTGCTGACCACGGCGGTCGTGGCCCTCACCCTGGTCGGCCAGGGGCTGACGCTGACGGCCGTGGTCAACCGCTCGGGCCTGGCCTTGGAGCCGGAGCACACCGCCCGCGAGGAGGCGGAGGCCCGCGACGCGCTCAACCGGGCGGCACTCGGCCACGTCGAGCAGCTCGCCGGCCTGGAAGCGCTGCCCGAGGTGGTCATCGACCGCACCCGTCGCGGCCTGGCCGCCCGTCTCGACCATGGCACCGACGGCCCGGACGGCAACACCCTCGACGCGGCCTACCGGGCGCTGCGGCTCGACGTGCTCGCCGTCCAGAACACCGAGTTGCGCCGCCTCTACGACGAACACCTCATCAGCGACACGACCCGCCGCCGCCTTCAGCACGACCTCGACCGCGAGGAGATCGCGCTCGGCGACGAGTAG
- a CDS encoding ABC transporter ATP-binding protein, whose protein sequence is MGTSIEVDGLHKRFGGTKALDGMTFTVSPGRVTGFVGPNGAGKSTTMRVVLGLDTPDAGTALVGGRRYATLPRPLGWVGALLDAAAPQPGRSARNHLLWLAHSQGLGRRRVDEVLDLVGLAGAARRKTGGYSLGMRQRLGIAAALLGDPPVLMFDEPFNGMDPQGIVWMRGFLRSLADDDRTVLVSSHLMSELQDTADHLLIVGRGRLIADTSTAALLAAAAGDRVRLRTSAAAAAATALERAGGTVVLTGPQALTISGVPAAEVVAILGAAGVPFAEVAAEQVSLERAYLDLTSDAVEYAARPGAAPPGSGAGPAVDGAHAKDAVR, encoded by the coding sequence ATGGGAACAAGCATTGAGGTCGACGGTCTGCACAAACGGTTCGGCGGGACGAAGGCCCTGGACGGGATGACGTTCACGGTGTCACCCGGCCGGGTCACCGGCTTCGTCGGGCCGAACGGGGCCGGCAAGTCCACGACGATGCGGGTCGTCCTCGGCCTGGACACCCCCGACGCCGGCACGGCGCTGGTCGGTGGCCGGCGGTACGCGACGCTGCCGCGCCCGCTCGGCTGGGTCGGCGCGCTGCTCGACGCGGCGGCGCCGCAGCCGGGCCGCTCCGCCCGCAACCACCTGCTGTGGCTGGCCCACTCGCAGGGCCTCGGCCGCCGCCGCGTCGACGAGGTGCTCGACCTCGTCGGCCTCGCGGGCGCGGCCCGGCGCAAGACCGGCGGCTACTCGCTCGGGATGCGCCAGCGGCTCGGGATCGCCGCCGCGCTGCTCGGCGACCCACCGGTGCTGATGTTCGACGAACCGTTCAACGGCATGGACCCGCAGGGCATCGTCTGGATGCGCGGCTTCCTGCGGTCCCTGGCCGACGACGACCGGACGGTACTGGTCTCCAGCCACCTGATGAGCGAGTTGCAGGACACCGCCGACCATCTCCTCATCGTCGGCCGCGGCCGGCTGATCGCCGACACGTCGACCGCGGCGCTGCTCGCGGCCGCCGCCGGCGACCGGGTACGGCTGCGCACGAGCGCCGCGGCGGCCGCGGCGACGGCGTTGGAACGGGCCGGCGGCACCGTCGTCCTGACCGGCCCTCAGGCCCTGACCATCTCCGGCGTGCCGGCGGCCGAGGTCGTCGCCATCCTCGGCGCGGCCGGCGTGCCGTTCGCCGAGGTCGCTGCGGAGCAGGTCAGCCTCGAACGGGCGTACCTGGACCTCACCAGCGACGCCGTCGAGTACGCCGCCCGCCCCGGCGCCGCCCCGCCAGGGTCCGGCGCCGGGCCGGCGGTCGACGGCGCGCACGCGAAGGACGCGGTCCGATGA
- a CDS encoding molybdenum cofactor guanylyltransferase produces MTGSPAARHAGVVLAGGRSVRMGTAKAALEWHGSTFLRRTVGIVGRAVDGPVVVVRAVGQRLPDLPFGTLVVDDPREDKGPVQGIAAGLTALLGRAESAFIASTDLPFLHPAFVTRVLRALDGPDGPAVALPVAHGYQQPLAAGYRTGLGELAARLVEQDRLRPAFLFEACAVLRLDEAALRADPVLAALDPELDSLLNVNTPADYAAARARPAPTVTVRLVGAGGASDPSRGPRLVPAATIREAADAVRLPVGRTAPAALNGVPVTDATTPLVAGDEVSFLVAGPGD; encoded by the coding sequence ATGACGGGATCACCGGCTGCCCGCCACGCTGGCGTCGTGTTGGCCGGCGGGCGGTCCGTCCGGATGGGGACGGCGAAGGCGGCGCTGGAGTGGCACGGGTCGACGTTCCTGCGTCGGACGGTGGGCATCGTCGGGCGGGCGGTCGACGGGCCGGTGGTCGTCGTGCGGGCGGTCGGGCAGCGGCTCCCGGATCTTCCCTTCGGGACGCTGGTTGTTGACGACCCGCGCGAGGACAAGGGTCCGGTCCAGGGGATCGCGGCCGGGCTGACCGCGTTGCTCGGCCGGGCCGAGAGCGCGTTCATCGCGTCGACCGACCTGCCGTTCCTGCACCCGGCCTTCGTCACGAGGGTGCTCAGGGCGCTTGACGGGCCGGACGGCCCAGCCGTCGCTCTTCCGGTCGCGCATGGGTACCAGCAGCCGTTGGCCGCCGGCTACCGGACGGGGCTCGGCGAACTCGCCGCCCGGCTGGTCGAGCAGGACCGGTTGCGCCCGGCGTTCCTCTTCGAGGCCTGCGCCGTGCTCCGGCTGGACGAAGCCGCGCTCAGGGCCGATCCGGTGCTCGCGGCTCTGGACCCGGAGCTGGACTCACTGCTGAACGTCAACACCCCCGCTGACTACGCGGCGGCCCGGGCTCGTCCAGCGCCGACCGTTACCGTGCGGCTGGTCGGTGCGGGCGGCGCCTCGGACCCGTCGCGCGGGCCGCGGCTGGTGCCGGCGGCCACGATCCGGGAAGCAGCCGACGCCGTTCGCCTGCCGGTCGGTCGGACGGCGCCGGCGGCGCTGAACGGCGTCCCGGTCACCGACGCCACGACACCTCTGGTGGCGGGCGACGAGGTCTCCTTCCTCGTCGCCGGCCCGGGTGACTGA
- a CDS encoding alkyl/aryl-sulfatase, translated as MTSVREVAPATAAVHDETLRYLDFGDDRDFADVYRGLIAELPDGGVVRGADGRVVWDLAALAHPEDASSPATVNPSLWRQSKLMGIGGLYEVVPGIYQVRNHDLANLTVVETAGSVVVIDTGCATETARYAMSLYRTHRPDAGPVAAVIFTHTHVDHFGGVLGVTSREEVAAGRVSIIAPGHDFERLAMGENIIAGNVMARRAAYAFGELLPASERGLVGCGIGTAALAGGTNGYLSPTDIIDETGQTRVFGGITFEFQYTPDTEAPEEMHVWIPEYGALSCAENANHSLHNIQTLRGARTRDAARFAHYLDEALERYGDAVQVHWGPHTWPVWGNANVRAFLESQRDAYKFIHDQAMRLANHGYRPDEIAERLRFPDSLARAWWNRGYHGTLNHDLKAVFHKELGWFDGNPATLHPHPASVTAPRYVEAMGGPAALLDRARAAGAAGDYRWAAELLDHLVTAQPANADARALLAEAYEQLGFQAEGPQWRNIYLTAALELRDGVQRGLTSPVQPEVLLEMPLDLLFDFVAVRLDGPRAADHPLVLNLEVSAEQGSLRIRNGVLHFRRRWLPDADATVRLSRSDLLEILGRPNRVDSLIRAGDITVDGDPDALRVLIGLLDSFDPSFPIVTPVDG; from the coding sequence ATGACATCCGTACGGGAAGTCGCTCCGGCCACGGCCGCGGTGCACGACGAGACCCTTCGCTATCTGGACTTCGGCGACGACCGCGACTTCGCCGACGTGTATCGGGGCCTGATCGCCGAGCTGCCCGACGGCGGCGTGGTCCGGGGCGCGGACGGGCGGGTGGTCTGGGACCTCGCGGCGCTCGCCCACCCGGAGGACGCGAGCTCCCCGGCGACCGTGAACCCAAGCCTGTGGCGGCAGTCGAAGCTGATGGGAATCGGTGGCCTCTACGAGGTCGTGCCGGGCATCTACCAGGTCCGCAACCATGACCTGGCCAATCTCACCGTCGTGGAGACGGCCGGCTCCGTCGTCGTCATCGACACCGGCTGCGCCACGGAGACCGCGCGGTACGCGATGAGCCTCTACCGGACGCACCGCCCGGACGCGGGCCCGGTGGCGGCGGTGATCTTCACCCACACCCACGTCGACCACTTCGGCGGGGTGCTCGGCGTGACCTCCCGCGAGGAGGTCGCGGCCGGCCGGGTCTCGATCATCGCGCCGGGCCACGATTTCGAACGCCTGGCGATGGGAGAGAACATCATCGCCGGCAATGTGATGGCCCGGCGCGCCGCCTATGCGTTCGGGGAGTTGCTGCCGGCGAGCGAACGGGGCCTGGTCGGCTGTGGCATCGGCACCGCGGCCCTCGCCGGCGGGACGAACGGCTATCTCTCCCCGACCGACATCATCGACGAGACCGGGCAGACCCGGGTGTTCGGCGGAATCACCTTTGAGTTCCAGTACACGCCCGACACCGAGGCGCCCGAGGAGATGCACGTCTGGATTCCGGAATACGGCGCGCTGAGCTGTGCGGAGAATGCCAACCACTCCCTGCACAACATCCAGACCCTGCGCGGCGCGCGAACCCGTGACGCCGCACGTTTCGCGCACTATCTGGACGAGGCCCTCGAACGTTATGGCGACGCGGTCCAGGTGCACTGGGGTCCGCACACCTGGCCGGTGTGGGGCAACGCGAACGTCCGCGCGTTCCTGGAGTCACAGCGCGACGCCTACAAGTTCATCCACGACCAGGCCATGCGGCTGGCGAACCACGGGTACCGCCCCGACGAGATCGCCGAGCGGCTCCGCTTCCCGGACTCGCTGGCCCGAGCCTGGTGGAACCGCGGCTACCACGGGACGCTGAACCACGACCTGAAGGCGGTGTTCCACAAGGAGCTCGGCTGGTTCGACGGCAACCCGGCGACCCTGCACCCGCATCCGGCCAGCGTGACGGCGCCGCGCTACGTCGAGGCCATGGGAGGGCCCGCGGCCCTTCTCGACCGCGCCCGCGCCGCCGGCGCGGCCGGGGACTACCGCTGGGCCGCGGAGCTTCTCGACCATCTGGTCACCGCGCAGCCGGCCAACGCCGACGCGCGCGCCCTGCTGGCCGAGGCCTACGAGCAGCTCGGCTTCCAGGCCGAAGGACCGCAGTGGCGCAACATCTACCTGACCGCCGCCCTGGAGCTGCGCGACGGCGTGCAGCGCGGCCTGACGTCGCCCGTGCAGCCCGAGGTCCTGCTCGAGATGCCGCTGGACCTGCTGTTCGACTTCGTCGCGGTACGGCTGGACGGGCCGCGCGCCGCCGACCACCCGTTGGTCCTCAACCTGGAGGTCAGCGCCGAGCAGGGCTCGCTGCGGATCCGCAACGGCGTCCTGCACTTCAGGCGCCGCTGGCTGCCTGACGCCGACGCCACGGTGAGGTTGTCCCGGTCCGACCTCCTGGAGATCCTCGGCAGGCCGAACCGGGTCGACTCGCTGATCCGCGCCGGCGACATCACCGTCGACGGGGATCCCGACGCGCTGCGCGTGCTGATCGGACTGCTCGACTCCTTCGACCCGTCCTTCCCCATCGTGACCCCCGTCGACGGCTGA
- a CDS encoding sensor domain-containing phosphodiesterase, translated as MERLSRRCASCLGPESEVAEPWTVLIELLDVLCRRLHMDVAWLGQFEGDLLVLQVVSGDLDRFGIAPGMSIRRSSSLYGKILAGELPAVIPDVRADPRAAQVASATEFDMGAYAATPVVDGEGRSYGMLGCLNQQPCPSLGESDAGFLRLLAGFLSQFVIDLRQQWEMRSGVWRHIRSLLDEGGPQVYFQPVVELATGRVVGVEGLSRFPTAIQGPKDLFAAAATVGLGPELEMAAIRNALRVLPDLPLDVTLTVNASPATATGGLVDLVVGTGTPAKVAVEITEHDYIGDDRGLLLVADILRGHGTHIAVDDVGSCYSGLEQLLHLRPEVIKMDYYITHGIDVDPARRAVAAGLTRIAQEIGGRVVAEGIETVAELEAVIATGIPFGQGFLLGAPTPSITDACRGDRLPGHLGAGRRGRVA; from the coding sequence GTGGAGCGGTTGTCGAGGCGCTGCGCGTCCTGTCTGGGGCCTGAGTCCGAGGTCGCGGAGCCGTGGACCGTTCTCATCGAACTGCTCGACGTGCTGTGCCGCAGGCTGCACATGGACGTGGCCTGGCTCGGCCAGTTCGAGGGCGACCTGCTCGTCCTGCAGGTGGTAAGCGGCGACCTGGACCGTTTTGGGATCGCTCCGGGCATGAGCATTCGCCGGTCCAGCTCGCTGTACGGAAAGATTCTGGCCGGCGAGCTTCCGGCGGTGATCCCGGACGTCCGGGCAGATCCCCGGGCCGCCCAGGTGGCGTCAGCGACCGAGTTCGACATGGGCGCCTACGCGGCGACCCCGGTCGTCGACGGCGAGGGGCGGTCCTACGGCATGCTCGGCTGTCTCAACCAGCAGCCGTGCCCGTCCCTGGGCGAGAGCGATGCCGGCTTCCTGCGGCTGCTCGCGGGATTCCTCTCCCAGTTCGTGATCGATCTCCGTCAGCAGTGGGAGATGCGCAGCGGGGTCTGGCGCCACATCCGCAGCCTGCTCGACGAGGGCGGGCCACAGGTCTACTTCCAGCCGGTCGTCGAGCTGGCGACGGGCCGGGTGGTCGGGGTCGAGGGACTGTCCCGGTTCCCGACCGCGATCCAGGGACCGAAGGACCTGTTCGCCGCCGCTGCGACGGTCGGCCTCGGGCCCGAGCTGGAGATGGCGGCCATCCGCAACGCCCTGCGGGTGCTCCCGGACCTTCCCCTTGACGTCACCCTGACCGTCAACGCCTCCCCGGCCACGGCGACGGGCGGGCTGGTCGACCTGGTCGTGGGCACCGGCACGCCCGCGAAGGTGGCCGTCGAGATCACCGAGCACGACTACATCGGCGACGACCGCGGCCTGCTTCTGGTGGCCGACATCCTGCGAGGCCATGGGACCCACATCGCGGTCGACGACGTCGGCAGCTGCTACTCGGGGCTGGAGCAGCTCCTGCACCTGCGGCCCGAGGTCATCAAGATGGACTACTACATCACCCACGGCATCGACGTCGATCCGGCGCGCCGCGCGGTCGCGGCCGGGCTGACCAGGATCGCGCAGGAGATCGGCGGACGGGTCGTCGCCGAGGGCATCGAGACAGTCGCCGAGCTGGAGGCCGTCATCGCGACGGGCATCCCGTTCGGCCAGGGCTTCCTGCTCGGTGCTCCGACCCCGAGCATCACCGACGCCTGCCGCGGCGACCGCCTGCCCGGCCACCTGGGCGCCGGCCGACGAGGCCGGGTCGCCTGA
- a CDS encoding ABC transporter permease subunit yields the protein MTATMLPPRLDGPGAPTGRAGFGSVLHAEWTKFRTLRGWVIAVVIAAVLIDVFGLFAAGGMSIGCGENLSGKACYRALPTGPGGQAVSDTFLFARQPLTGDGSITVRATSLTGHYSTGQVPAAGSAGDAQASGVDEPQPWSKVGIILKASLVQGSAYAAMANTGSHGTRMQWNYTHDVAGLPGTVSAASPHWLRLTRAGDDITGYDSTDGVSWTKVATAHLAGLPATVQIGLFAASPEHVEVTQFFGGSSGSGGPSTATGTFDHIRLTGTRAGAAWTASGVGDTGGPGRGQAPATRPGGPAPEPVDGTMAFRQTGVDQATVTGTGDIAPVVPGGPGATATIEDHLMGTFVGLLVLVVVAAMVGTAEYRRGLVRVTLAAVPRRGQVLAAKAFVVAAVAFVAGLAAAAVAVPVGNRISRNQGAYLLPVSWLTEARVIVGTAALLAVCAVLALAVGVILRRGAGAVAAVIVGIVLPYLLSVASVLPVSAAEWVLRVTPAAGFAIQQSVPRYAQVTSDYAPPTYFPLGPWAGFAVLCGWTVVALVGAHLLLRRRDA from the coding sequence ATGACGGCCACCATGCTGCCGCCGCGGCTCGACGGGCCGGGCGCGCCCACCGGCCGGGCCGGCTTCGGCTCCGTGCTGCACGCCGAGTGGACCAAGTTCCGCACCCTGCGCGGCTGGGTCATCGCCGTCGTCATCGCCGCCGTGCTGATCGACGTGTTCGGGCTCTTCGCGGCCGGCGGGATGAGCATCGGCTGCGGCGAGAACCTGTCGGGCAAGGCCTGTTACCGGGCGCTGCCGACCGGCCCCGGCGGGCAGGCCGTCTCCGACACCTTCCTCTTCGCCCGCCAGCCACTCACCGGCGACGGCTCCATCACCGTCCGGGCCACGTCGCTGACCGGCCACTACTCGACCGGCCAGGTTCCGGCCGCCGGCTCGGCCGGGGACGCCCAGGCCTCCGGCGTCGACGAGCCCCAGCCGTGGTCCAAGGTGGGGATCATCCTCAAGGCGAGCCTGGTCCAGGGCTCGGCCTACGCGGCGATGGCGAACACCGGGAGCCACGGCACCCGCATGCAGTGGAACTACACCCACGACGTGGCCGGCCTGCCCGGGACGGTGTCGGCGGCCTCCCCGCACTGGCTTCGGCTCACCCGCGCCGGGGATGACATCACCGGCTACGACTCGACCGACGGCGTCTCCTGGACCAAGGTCGCCACCGCGCACCTCGCCGGCCTGCCGGCGACCGTCCAGATCGGGCTGTTCGCCGCCTCACCCGAGCACGTCGAGGTGACCCAGTTCTTCGGCGGCAGCTCGGGGTCCGGCGGCCCCTCCACGGCGACCGGAACCTTCGACCACATCAGGCTCACCGGCACGCGGGCCGGCGCGGCCTGGACCGCCAGCGGGGTCGGCGACACCGGCGGGCCAGGTCGAGGTCAGGCCCCGGCCACTCGCCCCGGCGGGCCGGCTCCGGAGCCGGTCGACGGCACGATGGCCTTCCGCCAGACCGGCGTCGACCAGGCCACCGTGACCGGCACCGGCGACATCGCCCCCGTCGTTCCCGGCGGCCCAGGCGCGACGGCCACCATCGAGGACCACCTGATGGGCACCTTCGTCGGACTGCTCGTGCTGGTCGTGGTCGCCGCGATGGTCGGCACGGCCGAGTACCGCCGCGGCCTGGTCCGCGTCACGCTGGCCGCGGTGCCACGGCGGGGGCAGGTGCTGGCGGCCAAGGCGTTCGTGGTCGCCGCGGTGGCGTTCGTGGCCGGCCTGGCCGCGGCGGCCGTCGCGGTCCCGGTCGGCAACCGGATCTCGCGCAACCAGGGCGCGTACCTGCTCCCGGTGAGCTGGCTGACCGAGGCCCGGGTCATCGTCGGGACCGCCGCGCTGCTCGCGGTCTGCGCCGTGCTCGCCCTCGCCGTCGGGGTGATCCTGCGCCGGGGCGCCGGCGCGGTGGCCGCGGTCATCGTCGGCATCGTGCTGCCCTATCTGCTGAGCGTCGCGTCGGTGCTGCCGGTGAGCGCCGCCGAGTGGGTCCTGCGGGTCACCCCGGCGGCGGGCTTCGCCATCCAGCAGAGCGTTCCGCGCTACGCCCAGGTGACGTCCGACTACGCGCCGCCGACCTACTTCCCGCTCGGGCCGTGGGCCGGCTTCGCCGTGCTGTGTGGCTGGACGGTGGTCGCACTGGTGGGGGCCCACCTCCTGCTGCGCCGGCGGGACGCATGA
- a CDS encoding ABC transporter permease → MTAPALPRPGWRGPALAARRALRAEWTKQRTVAGPAWLLGAAVVLTIAVSTAAAAATHCRPNGDCSVEAVKLSLTGVQLGQAVVAVLAATAVSAEYGTGMIRVTLTAVPGRLTLLAAKAVTITGPVLVGGSVAVLGSLLAGRLLLPAHGLTPARGFPVLSLTDGPVLRAAVGSVLYLGLIGLLALGIGTAVRDTAASIGITLGLLYLFPIIAASVSDPSWHRHLNQLSPMTSGLTIQATRDLSALPIGPWAGLGVLAAWAAAALLAGGLVLRLRDA, encoded by the coding sequence ATGACGGCGCCGGCCCTGCCCCGCCCCGGCTGGCGCGGGCCGGCGCTGGCCGCCCGGCGGGCGCTGCGCGCCGAGTGGACCAAGCAGCGCACCGTCGCCGGTCCGGCCTGGCTGCTCGGGGCCGCCGTCGTGCTGACCATCGCGGTCAGCACGGCCGCGGCGGCCGCCACCCACTGCCGGCCGAACGGTGACTGCTCCGTCGAAGCCGTCAAGCTCAGCCTCACCGGCGTCCAGCTCGGCCAGGCCGTCGTCGCCGTCCTCGCGGCGACGGCCGTCAGCGCCGAGTACGGAACAGGAATGATCCGGGTGACGCTGACGGCCGTTCCCGGCCGGCTCACCCTGCTGGCGGCGAAGGCCGTCACGATCACCGGTCCCGTGCTGGTCGGCGGGAGCGTCGCGGTTCTCGGTTCGCTGCTGGCCGGGCGCCTGCTGCTCCCCGCCCACGGCCTCACCCCGGCCCGCGGGTTCCCGGTGCTGTCGCTCACCGACGGCCCGGTCCTGCGGGCCGCCGTCGGATCGGTCCTGTACCTGGGCCTGATCGGGCTACTCGCGTTGGGCATCGGCACGGCGGTCCGCGACACCGCGGCCTCGATCGGGATCACGCTCGGCCTGCTCTACCTCTTCCCGATCATCGCCGCGTCCGTCAGCGACCCCTCGTGGCACCGGCACCTGAACCAGCTCAGCCCGATGACCTCCGGTCTGACGATTCAGGCGACCCGCGACCTGTCCGCCCTGCCGATCGGCCCCTGGGCCGGCCTCGGCGTACTGGCCGCCTGGGCGGCGGCGGCCCTGCTGGCCGGCGGGCTGGTGCTGCGCCTGCGCGACGCCTGA